gcgctctACGGTATTTACTTTAACCAAAGAATGCCGCCTCCAATAAACACTTTCATGACCCAATCATATACTGAAAGCTCTTACTACAGTGCAATAGAAACTAGGTGGGGCTGCTATTGTACAGTAAGCATACAATTACACATTTTTTGAGCATTTTTATCAATAAAGTTGCTGTAATCAGAGCTAGAATGACCTCATACCAAATATCCACCTGGTTTCTAGTAGATTTCACTAAGAGCTTTCTTTTTAATACTGAATAATTGCTCTTGGATCAAAACTATTGGTGAAGGTAAGTCGTTTTTGGTCACAGCTATTGCACATAACaagatagtaaccatggtaattAATGTTATCATATGAAAGGTATTCAtcttagtaataattatatacattttggTCACAAGCTAGaaggtacaatgtacaattGACGAGATATTTTACAAGAAATGGTAGTAGTTTTTAGGACATCTTTTCTTCAAAAAACAGCCTTAACAAATCTATGGTTTGATTGACGAAGCAAACTTTCTTTCAACACAATATAGTTTGATCGAATGTGATGAGTTGGAATGCAGGACAagatatataccgtatatcttctaatttatcagacacttctaattaccccggacactcttttgggaaattttcgttgtggacactccagtactttaatattacatttgttctaaatatccggacaataccttgaaaagttgcgttaccattcatagatggcaagtaagacttagagtgctgcagttagatagctttgagtagctagttttagatagcttgtgcaactattcagtcgtaccctgttctattaaacttagctagctcgcatgcagctgcttgcctGTTCTAATttttccggacacttcgcatgctctataaaagtctgttccaattatacccggacaatttccaaaataattattttttgctgtccaaTAAATTAAAAGATTACGGTATAGCTGATTATGGTTCCTTTAACATGGATTTAAACACGCCTTGCACTCGGAACTAGGTTTAGAGTTAGAGTTAGGCAACATAGatctattaataattatatggtggcataattatggtatgcaTGAGCATGGAAGCCGTGTAGCAGCAATGAACAGGGGTAATAAAACAACAGAGGCATCCTGCTGTCAGATGTGAACATGTGCGTATGGCAAGGCTTCAAGAACGGCATTTAAGTGATGCATGACACATGCGCTGCATGGGACTAGGATCATAGCAGAGTCAAGCCCCATGAACAATGTTATAATGAAaacactgcgggtgctgatacctcggtggaggtgccaaagctacataacataaaaagctactaatagctagcttttatacacacattgattataattatcatgatgaacatttttgcttttgctgcatgcagaatccggccagaatcacagggaaactcaaagagtgggtaatgatcgacgatgattgttgctataacgattgatgccaaaagttcaagtctaaaattaatggctgcaagtcagcagagccttgcagctctcttctcactcttgcagctaccaatagctagcgttctagtgcagagctaactactaagtagagtagcgacactcagtgaacaagttttgctacggactcttctgaaaaggctgcaatggcattccaagtaagcaaaactaggcatagctcgagaacgaagcttattttgcaaatccacaaataccaagccaagaaaacatgactagaagcctatagaaactcttacttgcacttcattgatccttgagcagctgaaacagtctacacagacacacagacacacaaacacactaccgtatacctcgcttgcgcatgcgcaccgaggcataattattaagaatgtataattatgcccttgGTTATATTAAGGCTATGCAACCATTAAGGCacccaggtgagcagactcagaatacacatgcagacagaTAAACAAAAGTtgagcctcgattatccgaaccCCGAAGTTTCGATTATCGGGATGAAAGAttcaatgatattcatagcaaacACCTACTCACACATGCGCATGTGTGAGTAGGTgtttgctatgaatatcattgatGTGCGTGGCTCACTCTGGTATCCGAATATCAGATGAGGTGGGGACACCAGGTGTTTGGATGATCGAAGCTCAACTGTACTATAATCCGTGGCCTctgcctcgggttaattaaTTACTCTTTCTAACCATTTGGAATGACTTGCATTGATGTTCTCCTAGGTGGAGTGTCCACAAACCTCTTGACCACACGACAAGTTCCCTATGATCACGATCTGTACActatacaggtacatgtacaatcagaGAACTTACTGTCATGACTATGTAGATCCAGTCTGACTTCTTGCTGTCTTTCACAACAACATGGTTCGCCCTAGAACAAAATTAAGGTACAGATTGCATGTCTGTACATATCCAATGACACTGGCTATGGTTGATCACCTGCAATAAAATATCTTGCACATATCCGTCTGCTTCTCTAAGTCAACCAAGGGCCAATACTTTAGAAGGTTGATTGATCTGcagtagctataatatatGCGTGAATTTGCAATTCAACATACCGACAAAACTCATACGGCTTTGCTTTTTGATAGCTCTTTCGAGCTTGGCGTAAGCCGATATCAAGATAGTCCTGTGAATTTCTGGAATAATATAAAATAAGCTACTATTAATGAGGCTTACACTCTTGCTAATGACTAGCAGCTCTGTGGAACCTGACACAGTACACGTGCTCAATCTTCTTGAGCCAGAGTTGATTTCAATATCCTAGAaaaatacacaatacaagagttagtgtaataattatcgttataaaattataatatgcAAGTGGCACCCCGAATGTGTCTCCTCCATGTAGTGTATTCTCTCCAGCCTCGTGGTTAGTGATTATCACTGACAAAACAATGACAATAACATTTTAGTTAATTGGTGTGCTTAATTGGGTCTAGAGCTACCTTTTCCAGATAGAATGATGTAGAAAGCTGACGCCCGATCACCAGCTCTAATGAATGTTCTGCCATCAGTTAAACTATAAATTCACCAATATTTAATTAAGCTTATACACAAGTAACAAACGTACTATTGATACCAAGCCACTCTACATAATGCTGTCTGAAAAACAGAAGGGTAGTCCTGGAATGCATAACTCTTTTGGAGATCCTTTCTAACCTGTGTATAAATATAAATGTACAAGTTCTTCAGATCATGTAAACTCACCACTTCAATATCCATCATAGTTCTGTTCCAGGGTGGACAGCAAAGAATGTCTTTCACTTGTTGTGAAAATCCTATGAGCTGTGCATAAGTATACTGCTAATActattatagatctagtaacTGCTTGATACATGCTTGATACATGAGCCGTTTGTAGACCTATAGCTATCTTTGTCAGCATATCAACCACATTGACTGGTGTATATTGCCTGTAATGCGTTTAGTTACTCACTACTCACTTGATAAGCATGTTGGCTTGCAGGACCTTCAACTCCCTGATCTTGAGATTGGACTCTTTGCAACCTCTGATGTATGCCCTCAGCAATCATATGTAGTCCATCGTAAAGAGCTAGCTGCTCAAGATTAAGATGCCTCCTAGGACTTTCATATACACTgatgctgcatgcataatgATGCACATGCGATGGATTTACCTGGTGTTCACTGACTTGTGTGGTGTAAACACTCTTAGAATCAGTTTAACGATATGAGCTACCCTCCTGAAACGACTTTTATCCTGTGACTACAATGTCATAAGGTTTATCAACTGCATAGTGAGGTTGACTCACCTTTCCCTCAGCCATCTAGTCGATCTCTTGACATAATattagggggaggggctggttaCAGTAAGatgccagggtcaatagggtcacgtttaatgaaCAAAAATTATAACCACACACTTAGCCTctatcccagcccctctcactagaggtCTTTCTCAGAGGAGGCGCGAAGCACTTAACCTTTGCTCattagatagatagatagataaaTTTTCATTTGGATAGGAATGCTGCATCCACCATAATGGTAGGTTTTCATGCAGGTCCTATATAAAAGAAgaaaaaaaaatatatatatataaaacattattatagataattaggtctctaattgccgtttgtgttaaataatagttatagactgagtccaaggtctctatggggttttgagacctgaaggcccgaggctgtagcatctcgagcgtagcgagggtgctactaagggcctgagggtctcaaaactccatagtgaccgttgacgaggcctataactggtttagaatagtgctaagcaagctaggctatattaacacaaagaagactctgaaaccaagagtttctacaagcctcaagcaacgttaaagctttgctctggctagtctacataaaaaaactcacattgatgaaggcagtttctgtttcttgagaatcacgcattgcaaataaaaagttgctattgtcatagtagttagctctgcactagagcactagctattgtagctgcaagagagagataaaagctgcaaagcggcactgcagaacgcaaaacttaaaaaaaaattaatttttaatcatgcactgtatcatcgttactatgacttcaacataaactgtgtgatgttgccatgttccatacatgttaatcttgacatcatcttgcctgtaggcataatcagtataatagacctacttagaagacctcaggtccataagtgaaataatggacctctcagtgacctatcagattgcagtattactacaagcattttcta
This genomic stretch from Halichondria panicea chromosome 16, odHalPani1.1, whole genome shotgun sequence harbors:
- the LOC135350362 gene encoding uncharacterized protein LOC135350362 isoform X1, with product MAEGKSQDKSRFRRVAHIVKLILRVFTPHKSVNTSVYESPRRHLNLEQLALYDGLHMIAEGIHQRLQRVQSQDQGVEGPASQHAYQLIGFSQQVKDILCCPPWNRTMMDIEVVRKDLQKSYAFQDYPSVFQTALCRVAWYQYLTDGRTFIRAGDRASAFYIILSGKVIITNHEAGENTLHGGDTFGDIEINSGSRRLSTCTVSGSTELLVISKSDYLDIGLRQARKSYQKAKPYEFCRSINLLKYWPLVDLEKQTDMCKIFYCRANHVVVKDSKKSDWIYIVMTGTCRVVKRFVDTPPRRTSMQVIPNGEGRKVPTKGGTLPESPLLTEQTLVQRPRDRLRHSYTTGNIQTMEASPRPPARKQFLVQLDILHPKDIFGLSTLVHDHEPSVTLMSNGAELVVLAKSFISTHMTESLQNKLRRQVVEYPSEESMRKRIRDHYTWNTLKQVQHAKRKL
- the LOC135350362 gene encoding uncharacterized protein LOC135350362 isoform X5, which produces MAEGKDKSRFRRVAHIVKLILRVFTPHKSVNTSPRRHLNLEQLALYDGLHMIAEGIHQRLQRVQSQDQGVEGPASQHAYQLIGFSQQVKDILCCPPWNRTMMDIEVVRKDLQKSYAFQDYPSVFQTALCRVAWYQYLTDGRTFIRAGDRASAFYIILSGKVIITNHEAGENTLHGGDTFGDIEINSGSRRLSTCTVSGSTELLVISKSDYLDIGLRQARKSYQKAKPYEFCRSINLLKYWPLVDLEKQTDMCKIFYCRANHVVVKDSKKSDWIYIVMTGTCRVVKRFVDTPPRRTSMQVIPNGEGRKVPTKGGTLPESPLLTEQTLVQRPRDRLRHSYTTGNIQTMEASPRPPARKQFLVQLDILHPKDIFGLSTLVHDHEPSVTLMSNGAELVVLAKSFISTHMTESLQNKLRRQVVEYPSEESMRKRIRDHYTWNTLKQVQHAKRKL
- the LOC135350362 gene encoding uncharacterized protein LOC135350362 isoform X2; this translates as MAEGKDKSRFRRVAHIVKLILRVFTPHKSVNTSVYESPRRHLNLEQLALYDGLHMIAEGIHQRLQRVQSQDQGVEGPASQHAYQLIGFSQQVKDILCCPPWNRTMMDIEVVRKDLQKSYAFQDYPSVFQTALCRVAWYQYLTDGRTFIRAGDRASAFYIILSGKVIITNHEAGENTLHGGDTFGDIEINSGSRRLSTCTVSGSTELLVISKSDYLDIGLRQARKSYQKAKPYEFCRSINLLKYWPLVDLEKQTDMCKIFYCRANHVVVKDSKKSDWIYIVMTGTCRVVKRFVDTPPRRTSMQVIPNGEGRKVPTKGGTLPESPLLTEQTLVQRPRDRLRHSYTTGNIQTMEASPRPPARKQFLVQLDILHPKDIFGLSTLVHDHEPSVTLMSNGAELVVLAKSFISTHMTESLQNKLRRQVVEYPSEESMRKRIRDHYTWNTLKQVQHAKRKL
- the LOC135350362 gene encoding uncharacterized protein LOC135350362 isoform X3 — translated: MAEGKSQDKSRFRRVAHIVKLILRVFTPHKSVNTSPRRHLNLEQLALYDGLHMIAEGIHQRLQRVQSQDQGVEGPASQHAYQLIGFSQQVKDILCCPPWNRTMMDIEVVRKDLQKSYAFQDYPSVFQTALCRVAWYQYLTDGRTFIRAGDRASAFYIILSGKVIITNHEAGENTLHGGDTFGDIEINSGSRRLSTCTVSGSTELLVISKSDYLDIGLRQARKSYQKAKPYEFCRSINLLKYWPLVDLEKQTDMCKIFYCRANHVVVKDSKKSDWIYIVMTGTCRVVKRFVDTPPRRTSMQVIPNGEGRKVPTKGGTLPESPLLTEQTLVQRPRDRLRHSYTTGNIQTMEASPRPPARKQFLVQLDILHPKDIFGLSTLVHDHEPSVTLMSNGAELVVLAKSFISTHMTESLQNKLRRQVVEYPSEESMRKRIRDHYTWNTLKQVQHAKRKL
- the LOC135350362 gene encoding uncharacterized protein LOC135350362 isoform X7, coding for MIAEGIHQRLQRVQSQDQGVEGPASQHAYQLIGFSQQVKDILCCPPWNRTMMDIEVVRKDLQKSYAFQDYPSVFQTALCRVAWYQYLTDGRTFIRAGDRASAFYIILSGKVIITNHEAGENTLHGGDTFGDIEINSGSRRLSTCTVSGSTELLVISKSDYLDIGLRQARKSYQKAKPYEFCRSINLLKYWPLVDLEKQTDMCKIFYCRANHVVVKDSKKSDWIYIVMTGTCRVVKRFVDTPPRRTSMQVIPNGEGRKVPTKGGTLPESPLLTEQTLVQRPRDRLRHSYTTGNIQTMEASPRPPARKQFLVQLDILHPKDIFGLSTLVHDHEPSVTLMSNGAELVVLAKSFISTHMTESLQNKLRRQVVEYPSEESMRKRIRDHYTWNTLKQVQHAKRKL
- the LOC135350362 gene encoding uncharacterized protein LOC135350362 isoform X6, with protein sequence MAEGKDKSRFRRVAHIVKLILRVFTPHKSVNTRRHLNLEQLALYDGLHMIAEGIHQRLQRVQSQDQGVEGPASQHAYQLIGFSQQVKDILCCPPWNRTMMDIEVVRKDLQKSYAFQDYPSVFQTALCRVAWYQYLTDGRTFIRAGDRASAFYIILSGKVIITNHEAGENTLHGGDTFGDIEINSGSRRLSTCTVSGSTELLVISKSDYLDIGLRQARKSYQKAKPYEFCRSINLLKYWPLVDLEKQTDMCKIFYCRANHVVVKDSKKSDWIYIVMTGTCRVVKRFVDTPPRRTSMQVIPNGEGRKVPTKGGTLPESPLLTEQTLVQRPRDRLRHSYTTGNIQTMEASPRPPARKQFLVQLDILHPKDIFGLSTLVHDHEPSVTLMSNGAELVVLAKSFISTHMTESLQNKLRRQVVEYPSEESMRKRIRDHYTWNTLKQVQHAKRKL
- the LOC135350362 gene encoding uncharacterized protein LOC135350362 isoform X4: MAEGKSQDKSRFRRVAHIVKLILRVFTPHKSVNTRRHLNLEQLALYDGLHMIAEGIHQRLQRVQSQDQGVEGPASQHAYQLIGFSQQVKDILCCPPWNRTMMDIEVVRKDLQKSYAFQDYPSVFQTALCRVAWYQYLTDGRTFIRAGDRASAFYIILSGKVIITNHEAGENTLHGGDTFGDIEINSGSRRLSTCTVSGSTELLVISKSDYLDIGLRQARKSYQKAKPYEFCRSINLLKYWPLVDLEKQTDMCKIFYCRANHVVVKDSKKSDWIYIVMTGTCRVVKRFVDTPPRRTSMQVIPNGEGRKVPTKGGTLPESPLLTEQTLVQRPRDRLRHSYTTGNIQTMEASPRPPARKQFLVQLDILHPKDIFGLSTLVHDHEPSVTLMSNGAELVVLAKSFISTHMTESLQNKLRRQVVEYPSEESMRKRIRDHYTWNTLKQVQHAKRKL